The following are encoded together in the Argopecten irradians isolate NY chromosome 5, Ai_NY, whole genome shotgun sequence genome:
- the LOC138323640 gene encoding VPS35 endosomal protein-sorting factor-like, translating to MATYEWVPKRRNYLLEAKKENLPLEETTSHPLKTISVVEVKSTEKRGTPVKGAAASKAVKSDIIDPLSSALEGSDPLSMFAAEAQTKSTSKTRSSSLKESKGHNPSDDLDETFEPWSAKKAGILAKYSTSEKLSITTSFLSASDKEKVVIKAVTATTVTDKVKNRLEQLDDFEEGSVQEMLNLSQQDYVNRIDELNQALISAWDNDQRVKALKIAIQCSKLLADTSVIQFYPSKFVLITDILDTFGRLVYDRLKEKAVYYPPGSGVPVKLPDNFTPDQVPESAKETCRNWFYKIASIRELIPRFYVETAILKCYSYLNQGEYRDAINRLMAMIKGIGDPLVAIYARCYLSRVGMLIAPTISDHLMPCFDDFLASYTQIQGDHVQNVLAIQKLEMPKYLTLFSPALDWLLQCIANKSSEQTLMDILQKFKKHCKSALLLNSIISAFKPEYIAVRAVEFTEMIRESEDTGFPKHLLHRTLGLCLVMTSPPEEQKLTVLNEVWKAVMKLKNPADYIGSAEIWIEYVVINFGKREVNTILADIIKHMTPDRAFEDFYPQLQSVVAKVVTHIHNFSTLFSLNKFLPFIDMFQKEAVKVDICKTIMEAFAKHQSEPTNDPVIINALTFICKTMHDSVNALTLADEKKMVSQLISNFVRKISFGKDFEQQLSFYVEARSAFTNLDLVLIQLVQNVNNLAIETRKVVKGNHSRKTGNFVRACAAYCFITIPTLQSTMSQLHLYLLSGQVALQNQCYSQADSCLKAAISLIPEVPKNLDLDGKARSSEPFLVEFIYNFLSTLLAVPDNPDAGVLYLLRGLLNILQNYTWEQNQDTKVQVYTRVLAMLSATSQEVYLYHVDKVDANDAMYGSDPKYLAEVNSMCSTLLEEILNHLKTLATPESFKRQSFLALELFNTLICHGDMSHQQSFTLATNLWNLAQKHGQNDTKQMVRCYALVKRKAESTGDKALEDLVRKLPLDSRA from the exons ATGGCGACCTACGAATG GGTACCAAAAAGGAGAAACTACCTTCTGGAAGCTAAGAAAGAAAATCTACCTTTGGAGGAGACAACTAGTCATCCTTTAAAAACCATCAGT GTTGTTGAAGTAAAAAGTACCGAAAAACGTGGGACACCTGTAAAGGGGGCAGCGGCCAGCAAAGCTGTGAAGTCGGATATTATAGACCCTTTAAGTTCAGCACTAGAGGGCTCTGACCCATTGTCTATGTTTGCTGCTGAAGCCCAGACTAAAAGTACATCCAAGACTCGCAGCTCAAGTCTCAAG GAGAGTAAAGGACACAATCCAAGTGATGACCTGGACGAGACCTTTGAACCATGGAGTGCCAAGAAAGCTGGCATTCTGGCCAAGTACAGTACATCAGAGAAGCTCTCCATTACCACCAGTTTTCTGTCAGCATCGGATAAGGAAAAAG TTGTAATCAAGGCCGTGACAGCTACCACCGTGACTGATAAAGTGAAGAACAGACTGGAACAGTTAGATGATTTTGAAGAG GGGTCTGTTCAGGAGATGTTGAACCTTAGTCAGCAGGACTACGTGAACCGGATTGATGAATTGAACCAGGCTCTTATAAGTGCGTGGGACAACGATCAGAGAGTAAAAGCTCTCAAGATAGCTATCCAG TGTTCCAAACTTTTAGCCGACACATCAGTGATCCAGTTCTATCCAAGCAAGTTTGTCCTTATCACAGATATACTGGACACATTTG GGAGATTGGTATATGATAGGCTGAAGGAGAAGGCTGTATACTACCCACCAGGGAGTGGAGTGCCAGTAAAATTACCGG ACAATTTCACGCCCGACCAGGTGCCAGAGTCAGCCAAAGAAACCTGTCGTAACTGGTTCTATAAGATAGCGTCGATACGGGAGCTCATACCGAGGTTCTATGTGGAAACGGCCATACTCAAGTGTTACAGCTACCTCAATCAAGG GGAGTACCGAGATGCAATAAACAGACTGATGGCTATGATCAAAGGTATTGGAGACCCGTTAGTGGCTATCTATGCTCGCTGTTACCTAAGTAGG GTTGGGATGTTGATAGCCCCGACCATCAGTGACCACCTGATGCCTTGCTTTGATGATTTCCTGGCTTCCTATACACAG ATCCAAGGAGACCATGTACAGAATGTCTTGGCCATACAGAAGTTAGAGATGCCTAAATACCTGACTCTGTTCTCTCCGGCCCTCGACTGGCTACTACAGTGTATCGCTAACAAGTCCTCGGAACAGACTCTCATGGACATCCTACAGAAGTTTAAAAAACACTGTAAAAG TGCTCTATTGCTGAACTCTATTATCTCCGCATTCAAACCTGAATACATTGCTGTACGAGCTGTGGAGTTTACAGAGATGATCAGAGAGAGTGAAGATACTGGCTTCCCAAAG CATTTACTTCATCGAACCCTGGGACTGTGTCTTGTGATGACGTCGCCTCCAGAAGAACAGAAACTCACTGTCCTTAATGAAGTATGGAAGGCAGTCATGAAGCTTAAAAACCCTGCA GATTACATCGGCAGTGCAGAGATTTGGATTGAATATGTAGTAATAAACTTTGGG AAGAGAGAAGTCAACACAATCCTTGCAGacattatcaaacacatgacaCCCGACCGAGCGTTCGAGGATTTTTACCCGCAGCTTCAGTCAGTCGTGGCCAAAGTCGTAACACACATTCATAACTTCTCTACACTGTTTTCATTG aataaattCCTGCCATTTATAGACATGTTCCAGAAGGAGGCTGTTAAAGTAGATATATGTAAAACTATAATGGAAGCTTTTGCCAA acACCAGTCAGAGCCTACAAACGACCCAGTGATTATTAATGCTTTAACTTTCATCTGTAAAACTATGCATGATTCTGTAAA TGCTCTAACCCTAGCGGATGAGAAGAAGATGGTCAGTCAGCTGATATCCAATTTTGTCCGAAAGATTTCATTTGGGAAGGATTTCGAACAACAGCTGAGTTTTTATGTGGAGGCCAGATCTGCTTTCACAAACCTTGATCTAGTCCTAATTCAACTTGTACA GAATGTAAACAATTTGGCCATAGAAACAAGGAAAGTCGTAAAAGGAAACCATTCAAGGAAGACAGGCAACTTTGTTAGG GCCTGTGCAGCGTACTGCTTCATCACGATTCCAACTCTACAGTCTACAATGTCCCAACTTCATCTGTATCTCCTGTCGGGTCAAGTGGCACTGCAGAATCAGTGTTACAGCCAAG CGGATTCATGTTTGAAGGCTGCGATTTCCTTAATTCCTGAGGTACCGAAAAACCTTGACCTTGATGGAAAAGCAAGGTCATCAGAGCCATTCCTGGTTGAGTTTATCTATAACTTCCTGTCCACACTGCTAGCAGTTCCA GATAACCCCGACGCCGGTGTGCTTTACCTGTTGCGTGGTCTCCTGAACATCCTACAGAACTACACCTGGGAACAGAATCAGGACACCAAGGTCCAAGTCTACACCCGAGTCCTGGCCATGTTGTCAGCTACCAGTCAGGAGGTCTACCTATACCATGTAGATAAAG TTGATGCGAATGACGCCATGTATGGATCTGACCCCAAGTATCTAGCAGAGGTCAACTCTATGTGTTCGACATTACTCGAGGAAATTCTCAACCACTTAAAAACACTAGCTACTCCAGAG TCGTTCAAGAGACAAAGTTTTCTTGCTTTGGAACTCTTCAATACTCTGATTTGTCATGGTGATATGTCTCACCAACAGTCGTTTACCTTAGCAACCAACCTGTGGAATCTGGCTCAGAAACATGGCCAGAATGATACTAAACAAATG GTGCGATGTTATGCTTTGGTAAAAAGGAAGGCAGAATCAACAGGAGATAAGGCCCTAGAGGATCTAGTGAGAAAACTCCCTTTAGATTCACGAGCGTGA